A single window of Sphingobacterium sp. ML3W DNA harbors:
- a CDS encoding SatD family protein: MKYFILMSDIIGSGQKNQTSLMVDFKKTVAKINNDYKNSLPSPLTITLGDEFQGLVSNLETGLDIILELEEEIIRQGYDFQLRYVLLYGDIETKINKEIAYEMLGDGLRDARYTLNSMKSNSQRFYIQIGNTDLDSILNNTFLILENIIDKWNPEKDYELIEAFITFKDYKIVADQVKKTRSQIWKREKTLNISSYEATKAILRTISKLPYAPRL; this comes from the coding sequence ATGAAATATTTTATATTGATGAGCGATATCATTGGAAGTGGTCAAAAAAATCAAACGTCGTTGATGGTTGACTTTAAGAAGACCGTAGCCAAGATAAATAATGATTACAAAAATAGTCTACCTTCTCCCCTTACGATTACATTAGGAGACGAATTTCAAGGACTTGTCAGCAATCTAGAGACCGGGCTGGACATCATTCTTGAGTTAGAAGAAGAAATCATTAGACAAGGGTATGATTTTCAATTGCGCTATGTACTTCTTTATGGTGATATCGAAACGAAAATCAATAAAGAAATCGCTTATGAGATGCTTGGCGATGGCTTACGCGATGCACGTTATACACTCAATAGCATGAAATCCAACTCACAACGATTTTATATACAGATCGGGAACACTGACTTAGATTCGATTTTGAACAATACCTTTCTTATCCTTGAAAATATCATCGATAAGTGGAACCCAGAAAAAGATTATGAATTGATTGAAGCATTTATTACATTTAAAGATTATAAAATCGTTGCTGATCAAGTGAAAAAAACAAGGTCCCAAATCTGGAAACGGGAAAAAACATTAAATATTTCATCATATGAAGCGACCAAAGCAATATTAAGAACAATCAGTAAACTACCCTATGCACCTCGTTTATAA